Proteins encoded in a region of the Prochlorothrix hollandica PCC 9006 = CALU 1027 genome:
- a CDS encoding energy-coupling factor ABC transporter permease codes for MGTGARVGPELELGTGSDLEAFYPFPEGGAGLDVGPGLDVGPGAGAGIGAGVVVTTGSVAQARAGVGAGVGAGVAGRSGARQPWEQRRSPSWQVWRLGLFAFASGALGVGLSALSFFGLVLGTLPLGLAGSTERKVLGGLLLAHGPVMAIEGIFTTLVVLFLYRVKPSLLPQSRPPQRPPQRPSAVIHRG; via the coding sequence ATGGGGACTGGGGCTAGGGTTGGCCCTGAATTGGAACTGGGGACGGGATCTGATCTGGAAGCGTTTTACCCGTTCCCTGAGGGTGGGGCTGGCTTGGACGTTGGCCCTGGATTAGACGTTGGCCCTGGAGCGGGGGCTGGAATAGGGGCTGGAGTCGTCGTGACGACGGGATCCGTGGCTCAGGCTAGGGCTGGCGTTGGGGCTGGCGTTGGGGCTGGCGTAGCGGGGAGATCCGGTGCCCGACAACCGTGGGAACAGCGGCGATCGCCGTCTTGGCAGGTGTGGCGTTTGGGGCTATTTGCCTTTGCCTCTGGGGCACTGGGGGTGGGGCTGTCGGCCCTCAGTTTTTTTGGTCTGGTGCTGGGCACCCTGCCCCTCGGTTTGGCCGGTTCCACGGAGCGCAAAGTCCTGGGGGGGTTGTTGCTGGCCCATGGGCCAGTCATGGCCATTGAAGGTATTTTTACGACCCTGGTGGTGCTGTTTTTGTACCGCGTCAAGCCCAGTCTCCTGCCCCAGTCCCGTCCCCCTCAGCGCCCCCCTCAGCGTCCCTCGGCTGTCATCCACCGGGGTTGA